A single region of the Solwaraspora sp. WMMD791 genome encodes:
- a CDS encoding DUF6194 family protein, with product MTQEEIIAFVAGLGDDVLVLRPAAGGGTPPISWGDTFFYVSPDGTVPARRQPFATIVTKDYPGDASSRLDRPGVFRLNIAVGRDEARRHAGHDSAGVDPAAADTVFVHPVYGGVGWLAVVDPGPRTASVVRELLVAAHRRDQGRGPRRVTTGPAAGGPG from the coding sequence ATGACGCAGGAAGAGATCATCGCCTTCGTCGCCGGCCTCGGCGACGACGTACTGGTGCTGCGGCCGGCCGCCGGCGGCGGCACACCACCGATCAGCTGGGGTGACACGTTCTTCTACGTCTCGCCCGACGGTACGGTCCCGGCCCGGCGTCAGCCGTTCGCCACGATCGTGACCAAGGACTATCCCGGTGACGCGTCGTCGCGGCTGGACCGGCCCGGGGTGTTCCGACTCAACATCGCCGTGGGCCGTGACGAGGCGCGGCGCCATGCCGGGCACGACTCGGCCGGGGTCGATCCTGCTGCCGCCGACACGGTGTTCGTCCATCCTGTCTACGGGGGCGTCGGCTGGCTGGCGGTGGTCGACCCCGGTCCGCGGACCGCGTCGGTGGTGCGGGAGCTGCTGGTCGCGGCCCACCGTCGTGATCAGGGTCGCGGGCCGCGTCGGGTCACCACGGGTCCTGCAGCTGGCGGGCCTGGTTGA